Genomic DNA from Theobroma cacao cultivar B97-61/B2 chromosome 3, Criollo_cocoa_genome_V2, whole genome shotgun sequence:
GGCAGCCCATCTCCCACCAAGGCCACTTGGTCCTGGCTGCTTCTTCAAATTCGCatgaaatttcataatttgaaTGGTGGTTGCATCTCTATGTACATAAAAGCTTCCATTACGTGGTCAGCCACGGTTCAACTTTCCAAAATAAATGACAAGCCAGATGAATGAAATTCATGAGGCTCCTTTCAGCAGAAAAATATAGCAATCTAGATGATGTTGAGAAAGACAAGAGATAACGAAGTCTAATTTTGGgggttttcaaaatttggatAAAAGATGAATTTAATACTAGTATATGTTTTGTGGTTCCTCTGTCCTTATTTTATATTGCAAACAAGAAACGATTTGGGAAAATAGACAAGAGAATCCAAGCTTGAGTTTGACCAGTCTACGGGGAAATGAAGCCAACTCATCCTAATTCTATTCTACCCAGAAAAGGGGTTCCCCCGTTCAAGTTGGTTCTTAAGGTGTTTGGTGGTTTTCGAGAATTTTTCAATGCCAAAACATAAGAAACCTAATCTCTCTATGAATCTCTGCTCCTTTTGCTGCTGATAACACGTGAAGCCAATAAGGTATGGTCAGTTGtttttaaagagaaaataaaagcatTTGCTCATCAATCAAAAAGACCTAACAATTTTCAAGAGACTTTGGATTCTTATGCAGCATTAAACGCTCTGGTCTCTCCTTTCTCATGTCTTCTTCTATCACAATAtggtagtagtagtagtagtagtggTATATTTTACAGGGTTCGTGACAAATATCTGACACTCACCCCATTAGTTTTTTCCCATGCCACTAGAAAACACCTACCGCTTAGCAGATATATTGGAGCTCGTACCCTGTTAGATTCTGCAACAAATAAACATCATCTTCTCTTCCctctctccctctccctctccctcattcattttcctcctttacaaatattcataattgGTGAAAGAATCAATTGGGACGAATAGCCCTCTCCTCTATCTCCCTATTATTATCccttcatttttgctttgaatgCAGCAAAGTTTTCTTGTACCTAACCATGGGAAAGAAAACCGCTACCTCGTGGCTGTCAATAGTGAAAAAGGCCCTCAGCTCACCAGCTAAAGATAATGAGAAAAAGAGTAGCAGAAGAAGAGACGAATGTGGCcaggaagaggaagaaaaggTGGTATAGTAATTAAGAACTACATCTATCATTGTTTTCTGTGTTTAGCGACTTCTCTTCCATTTATACTGTATATTCGTTAACTGATATCCAGATGCATGCCTTTTTGGGATTGTGCAGAAGAGGGAGAAGAGAAGATGGCTCTTTAGAAGGCCTAGTAATATCAATCATGTCCAACAATGCGAAGCAAAGACAACAACAGAAGCTACCCGCAGTACTACTGTACCTGTGAATCCTGCATTGGATATTGCAGATCAAAGGCACGCAATTGCGGTTGCAGCAGCCACTGCAGCAGCAGCTGAAGCTGCTGTGGCAACAGCTCAAGCAGCTGTTGAGATCGTTAGGCTTAGTTCCAAACCTTCCAATTATACTAACGTTACAGAACACTATGCTGCTATTGTCATTCAAACAGCTTTTAGACGCTACCTAGTAAGTGAAGATAAATCATGACCAATACTAATCGTCAGTCATTATCAAAAGATTCTATAACTatctctccctctcttttcACCAATTTTATGAAGGCAAGGAGAGCATTGCGTGCACTGAAGGGGCTAGTGAAGCTCCAAGCTTTAGTGCGAGGACACAATGTCAGACGGCAAGCGAAGTTGGCACTAAAATGCATGCAATCTTTGGTCCGAGTACAAGACCGAGTGCTCGATCAACAGCGTGCAAGGCTTTCACATGAAGGGTACAGAAATTCTATGTTCGCTGAAACCAATGCCTTGTGGGAGTCTAGATATTTGCAAGATATTCGTAGTAGAAAGTCCATGGTAACTAAGTCTagtaacttttttcttttagtaaTAAATTTCTTTATCCTTTTCATTTGGAGGTATACTCTTCTATGTTTGAATGGTTTTATGTCACAGTCCAGAGATATGAGTTGTACAACGGATGAGTGGGACGACAGGCCACAGACAAGCGAAGAGATCGAAGCAATATTGCAAAACAAGAAGCAAGCTGCATTAAAACGTGAAAAAGCCCTTGCTTATGCTTTCTCTAACCAGGTTGGCttggtttttttattattatatttagtCTTTCATGAGTGTTGCTGCTGGTGCATGTTTTTTGCTCTGTAATAATGCTAATAATCTTAACGCATCTCGAAGGTATGGAGATATGGAAGAAACCCATCTGCGGGAGATGAAAAGGAGCTAGAGGAGAGAACAAAATGGCTTGATAGGTGGATGGCCACAAAGCGATGGGAAAGCAACAGTAGGGTATCAACTGATATAAGAGACTCTATAAAAACAGTAGAAATTGATACTTATAAGCCACAGTCCTACTCTTCTCCAACAATCAGAAAATCCCAGTATCAAAATCACAAACAATTTCCCACTTCACACTCTGTTGCTTCTCCACTGGACAGAGAACACCACAATTTCTCTCTTAACCAATTTCCAGCCACACCTTCTCCTTGCAAAACAAAGCCTTTGCAAGTGCGTTCAGCCAGCCCTCGGTGCCTTAAAGAAGAGAAATGCTACTACTCAGCGGCAAACACTCCTAGCTTGGCCTCCACATATTGCACACATAATGGAATATCTCGGTACGGCAACGCAGCTGCCACGGTGCCCAATTATATGGCCACTACTGAGTCTGCAAAAGCCAAGGCAAGGTCCCAAAGTACACCAAAACAAAGGCCATCAACTCCTGAGAGGGAACGAGGTGGATCTTTAGCTAAGAAGAGACTTTCTTATCCAGCTCCTGAAAGTCATGTTGGCATTGGACGTAGTAGCTTTAGCCAGAACTTGAGAAGCCCCAGCTTCAAGAGTGCATTTGAGGGGCACTACGGCATGGAGAAAGAATCATTCTTCTCTTCCTATCATACAGAGAGTTTTGGGGGTGAAATTTCTCCATGTTCGACTACTGAGCTAAGGTGGTTGAAATGAGAACATGAGACGTAATGATGTATGCTTTT
This window encodes:
- the LOC18605959 gene encoding protein IQ-DOMAIN 1, which encodes MGKKTATSWLSIVKKALSSPAKDNEKKSSRRRDECGQEEEEKKREKRRWLFRRPSNINHVQQCEAKTTTEATRSTTVPVNPALDIADQRHAIAVAAATAAAAEAAVATAQAAVEIVRLSSKPSNYTNVTEHYAAIVIQTAFRRYLARRALRALKGLVKLQALVRGHNVRRQAKLALKCMQSLVRVQDRVLDQQRARLSHEGYRNSMFAETNALWESRYLQDIRSRKSMSRDMSCTTDEWDDRPQTSEEIEAILQNKKQAALKREKALAYAFSNQVWRYGRNPSAGDEKELEERTKWLDRWMATKRWESNSRVSTDIRDSIKTVEIDTYKPQSYSSPTIRKSQYQNHKQFPTSHSVASPLDREHHNFSLNQFPATPSPCKTKPLQVRSASPRCLKEEKCYYSAANTPSLASTYCTHNGISRYGNAAATVPNYMATTESAKAKARSQSTPKQRPSTPERERGGSLAKKRLSYPAPESHVGIGRSSFSQNLRSPSFKSAFEGHYGMEKESFFSSYHTESFGGEISPCSTTELRWLK